The proteins below are encoded in one region of Stieleria sp. JC731:
- a CDS encoding RNA polymerase sigma factor, translating into MEPETRESLIARLPDHADTAAWQEFVQLYEPLIYGIGRRHGLQPSDATDLVQEVLIAVAQSVEKFEPNEQRGRFRSWLFRVARNQSLNRLRQLRGHVQPVGGTESLQRLADVQATCSAEQEFAIAFRRRAFRWAARKVRTTVRPETWEAFSRTAIECQSPRTVANDLNIDVGAVYLARSRVMSHLKRLVQDVSGDLVEQLSETSVRQTSNVGESQ; encoded by the coding sequence ATGGAACCGGAAACCCGCGAGAGCTTGATCGCTCGTTTGCCCGATCACGCCGATACAGCCGCGTGGCAGGAGTTCGTTCAGCTTTACGAACCACTAATCTACGGAATCGGACGCCGTCACGGTCTGCAACCCAGTGACGCGACAGACTTGGTGCAAGAGGTGCTAATCGCTGTGGCTCAGTCGGTCGAAAAATTTGAACCTAACGAGCAACGCGGTCGCTTTCGAAGCTGGCTGTTCCGGGTCGCTCGAAATCAATCGCTCAATCGCCTGCGGCAGCTACGTGGGCACGTCCAGCCCGTCGGTGGAACCGAATCACTACAACGATTGGCTGATGTTCAGGCGACTTGTTCGGCCGAACAAGAATTCGCCATCGCGTTTCGTCGACGTGCATTTCGATGGGCCGCCAGAAAAGTTCGAACTACGGTCCGCCCAGAAACTTGGGAAGCGTTCTCTCGGACAGCCATCGAATGCCAATCACCACGCACAGTTGCGAATGACCTGAACATCGATGTCGGCGCGGTCTATCTCGCTCGCAGTCGTGTCATGTCACACCTCAAGCGACTCGTTCAAGACGTTAGCGGTGACTTGGTCGAACAGCTCAGCGAAACGAGCGTCAGGCAGACTTCGAATGTGGGAGAATCACAATGA
- the csrA gene encoding carbon storage regulator CsrA: MLVLSRKKNESIVINNDIKIVVVEIRGDKVRLGVEAPREVPVHRREVYEAIQKSLESGDAAVDA, translated from the coding sequence ATGTTGGTTTTATCGCGTAAGAAGAACGAAAGTATCGTCATCAACAACGACATTAAGATCGTCGTTGTAGAGATCCGTGGTGATAAAGTGCGGTTGGGCGTCGAAGCACCACGAGAGGTACCCGTCCACCGTCGCGAAGTCTACGAAGCTATCCAGAAAAGCCTGGAGTCTGGCGACGCCGCTGTCGATGCATAG
- a CDS encoding HEAT repeat domain-containing protein yields MAEKNDQRIERILSKLNQVRQRGLSCFGSDRHRFRLNSPVDEAFLIRFESEHNVTLPSDYRSFLRIAGNGGAGPYYGIYKLDQSNDFSDWTAEYPADKIIDLPSPLHPEMSRENDWESQFNNCASPYQGMISIGTQGCTYEMGLIVTGEFAGRVVYLDADGQAPYVVREPDFLSWYERWLDELLGGYDMFWFGYGLTGNESALIALLNSASTSDLDRAEAVHAIRRLPKLSASGQQRICQLIEDGVPDVRAAACAVIEKFEIAEAKTSLLKLLDDECPKVQMAAISANLCLFGNAACEKVAQLLQSENEEVAKTAFFKLNGDGNLSSEVLLQLTESPHGVIRYCAAHAAKWKRRDEALLLRLLNDEHPQVRFYAVLGLRQIRSRTAIDSVIDLLANESDHHTIDSILRALGELPGRKSADVLIEWANNGGDDHHRLTAIDSLCKLGDTRVKPIAKSLLNESRSPLRMDANGLPVMSNVRSIGELVLESLRASPNWRLKLLGTQFEWLKCLSGSRSET; encoded by the coding sequence ATGGCAGAAAAGAACGACCAACGTATTGAACGGATACTGAGCAAGCTGAATCAGGTGCGGCAACGGGGGTTGTCTTGTTTTGGGTCAGATCGCCACCGTTTTCGGCTCAACTCACCTGTTGATGAGGCGTTTTTGATTCGATTTGAGTCTGAGCACAATGTGACTTTGCCTTCTGACTATCGGAGCTTCCTACGGATTGCAGGCAACGGCGGAGCGGGTCCGTACTACGGCATATACAAATTGGATCAATCAAACGACTTTAGCGACTGGACGGCAGAATATCCTGCGGACAAGATCATTGATCTACCCAGCCCGTTACATCCCGAGATGTCCCGAGAGAATGACTGGGAGAGTCAGTTCAACAATTGTGCCTCGCCCTATCAAGGAATGATCTCCATCGGTACTCAGGGTTGCACCTACGAGATGGGACTGATCGTTACCGGTGAGTTTGCAGGTCGAGTCGTCTATCTTGACGCCGATGGACAGGCTCCCTACGTCGTTAGGGAACCAGACTTCTTGTCGTGGTACGAGCGTTGGCTTGATGAGTTGCTCGGGGGCTATGACATGTTCTGGTTCGGTTACGGCCTTACGGGTAATGAATCCGCTCTGATTGCCTTGCTGAACAGTGCTTCCACATCAGATTTGGATCGTGCAGAGGCGGTTCATGCCATTCGGCGGCTACCGAAACTCTCAGCATCGGGCCAACAGAGAATATGTCAGTTGATCGAAGACGGCGTTCCTGACGTTCGGGCAGCGGCATGTGCGGTCATTGAAAAATTCGAAATTGCTGAGGCAAAAACTTCGTTGTTGAAATTACTCGACGATGAATGCCCAAAAGTTCAGATGGCAGCAATCAGTGCAAACCTGTGTCTCTTTGGAAATGCAGCCTGTGAGAAAGTGGCCCAACTGCTGCAATCGGAAAACGAAGAGGTGGCCAAAACAGCGTTCTTCAAACTCAACGGTGACGGGAATCTCTCCAGTGAGGTTCTTCTGCAACTTACCGAATCGCCGCATGGAGTCATTCGCTACTGTGCCGCTCATGCCGCTAAGTGGAAACGGCGAGACGAAGCGTTGCTGCTCCGATTACTTAACGATGAGCATCCGCAAGTCAGATTCTATGCCGTTTTAGGGCTGCGTCAAATTCGCAGCCGAACCGCTATAGATTCAGTGATTGACTTACTCGCAAACGAATCAGACCACCATACAATTGACTCCATTTTGAGGGCGCTCGGGGAATTGCCGGGCAGGAAGAGTGCCGACGTTCTGATCGAGTGGGCCAACAACGGCGGCGACGATCACCACAGGCTGACTGCAATCGATAGCCTTTGCAAGCTCGGCGATACCCGTGTCAAACCTATCGCAAAATCTCTTTTGAACGAATCACGATCACCTTTGCGAATGGATGCGAACGGCCTACCTGTGATGTCAAACGTCAGGTCAATTGGCGAACTTGTTCTGGAGAGTCTTCGTGCCTCTCCCAACTGGCGACTAAAGCTGCTGGGCACTCAATTTGAGTGGCTGAAATGCCTGTCAGGAAGCCGAAGCGAAACATGA
- a CDS encoding DUF4291 domain-containing protein, which produces MAQYDDETIIVYQAYRPEIGNFAVKNGYFGGEFSYNRMSWIKPNFLWMMYRSNWGRSQGQEVVLAIRLGRHFFDSLLEQAVPSSFVPELFESDEAWKAAVARSDVRLQWDPDHTPSGGKCERRAVQLGLRGKTLESFGKNEIVEIIDMSEFVAHQRELVGNDMLGTLLTPSEKVYVPRNSVSAANVGLNEWSITLGGQK; this is translated from the coding sequence ATGGCTCAATACGATGATGAAACGATCATCGTCTATCAAGCATATCGACCGGAGATCGGGAACTTCGCCGTCAAGAATGGCTACTTCGGCGGCGAGTTCAGTTACAACCGCATGAGTTGGATCAAGCCAAATTTCCTATGGATGATGTACCGGAGTAATTGGGGGCGATCTCAGGGACAGGAAGTCGTTCTGGCAATTCGACTGGGGCGACATTTTTTCGATTCTCTTTTGGAACAGGCGGTCCCATCGTCATTCGTTCCTGAGTTGTTTGAGAGCGATGAAGCATGGAAAGCAGCCGTCGCCCGATCCGACGTGAGGCTTCAGTGGGACCCAGACCATACTCCGAGCGGTGGCAAGTGCGAACGCAGAGCAGTTCAACTCGGCCTACGAGGGAAGACTCTGGAATCCTTCGGCAAGAACGAAATCGTCGAGATCATCGACATGAGTGAGTTCGTGGCTCATCAGCGTGAACTTGTAGGTAATGATATGTTGGGAACACTGCTGACTCCCTCAGAGAAAGTTTATGTCCCAAGAAATTCAGTTTCCGCAGCCAATGTCGGACTGAATGAATGGTCGATCACGTTGGGAGGACAGAAATGA
- a CDS encoding serine/threonine-protein kinase — protein MKCPTESVIAAADDLLDESQRDALSQHLSSCEHCQQRLEQETADASWWNDAARFLDESVLDDPQSDIADSSSCDARLFDDDDPIMQLRSIGAIQPGSQPEILGQLGRYTIEREIGSGGMGVVVKAHDAELNRMVAIKVLAPHLARSGAAKQRFIREGRAAAAVVHENVVAIHEVDTTAALPYLVMRFIDGISLQRHVDLYGPLSVFDALRIASQAATGLAAAHRQGIIHRDVKPANILVNHSCSRTWISDFGLARAVDDASLTRTGFIAGTPHYMSPEQARGGDVGPRSDLFSLGAVIYFMFTGRPPWRAERSLAVLHRIVSQPHRPLWKMNSQIPRRVSDLVDRLLSKNVSDRPETAAEVQAELERVLSEMQNPESYPSSSQVSVVASSKVAWWSRPWFVAPVAAFLTLIVFSDPARVRSVFAPAAQSPVVIAPKEPFTLKDDLSNNSDYEMRFDAAPVGDERSPVDSASVPRLNSSRESLPNFGIPPMTSAPSGRATPLRSSSESTHADQPSFQSSQPSLPSGIQMPNDVHIPRVGSSSSDPAMQEIYDVEQLLREAEQFMQRSVSRTTY, from the coding sequence ATGAAATGCCCAACAGAATCAGTCATCGCGGCGGCGGACGATCTACTCGACGAATCGCAACGCGATGCCTTGTCGCAACACCTTTCTAGCTGCGAACATTGCCAACAGCGTTTGGAGCAGGAAACCGCAGACGCATCATGGTGGAACGATGCGGCAAGATTCCTAGACGAAAGCGTGCTCGATGATCCGCAGAGCGATATCGCCGATTCATCGTCTTGCGATGCCCGACTGTTTGACGATGACGATCCGATCATGCAGTTGCGATCGATCGGAGCGATCCAGCCAGGCAGCCAGCCAGAGATCCTAGGTCAACTGGGACGCTACACCATCGAGCGTGAAATCGGTTCCGGTGGCATGGGAGTGGTGGTCAAAGCACACGACGCCGAACTCAATCGCATGGTCGCGATCAAGGTTCTAGCGCCACATTTGGCTCGCAGCGGTGCCGCAAAACAGCGCTTCATTCGCGAAGGCCGCGCCGCCGCTGCGGTGGTTCACGAGAATGTGGTGGCTATTCATGAAGTCGACACAACGGCAGCTTTGCCGTACCTCGTCATGCGTTTCATCGACGGAATTTCATTGCAACGGCACGTCGACCTTTATGGCCCGCTATCGGTTTTTGATGCGCTACGGATCGCATCGCAGGCCGCGACCGGACTGGCTGCCGCGCATCGCCAAGGCATCATTCACCGTGACGTGAAGCCGGCCAACATCTTGGTCAATCACAGTTGTAGCCGAACATGGATCAGTGACTTTGGGTTGGCTCGTGCTGTCGACGACGCCAGCTTGACGCGAACCGGGTTCATCGCCGGAACACCGCACTACATGTCTCCCGAACAGGCACGTGGCGGTGACGTGGGGCCGCGCAGCGATCTCTTCAGTCTCGGAGCGGTGATCTACTTCATGTTCACTGGGCGACCGCCTTGGCGTGCCGAACGATCGCTTGCGGTGCTTCATCGAATTGTCAGTCAGCCCCACCGGCCGCTCTGGAAAATGAACTCCCAGATTCCTCGCCGAGTCAGCGATCTGGTGGATCGTTTGTTGTCGAAGAATGTCAGCGATCGGCCGGAGACTGCGGCAGAGGTTCAAGCCGAACTCGAACGGGTGCTTAGTGAGATGCAGAACCCAGAATCTTATCCATCGTCTTCGCAAGTATCCGTAGTGGCGTCATCGAAAGTCGCTTGGTGGAGTCGACCTTGGTTTGTTGCACCGGTCGCAGCTTTTTTGACTTTGATCGTTTTTTCTGATCCGGCACGGGTTCGTTCGGTGTTTGCACCTGCTGCTCAATCTCCAGTGGTGATCGCCCCCAAAGAACCGTTCACGCTGAAGGACGATCTTTCCAACAACAGTGACTATGAAATGAGATTCGACGCTGCCCCCGTTGGTGATGAACGTTCACCGGTCGATTCTGCATCTGTGCCTCGACTAAACAGTTCGCGTGAATCCCTGCCAAACTTTGGGATTCCTCCCATGACCAGTGCGCCAAGTGGCCGAGCAACTCCACTTCGATCATCGAGTGAATCAACACATGCGGATCAACCAAGCTTTCAATCGTCTCAGCCTTCTTTGCCATCTGGTATCCAGATGCCAAATGACGTCCACATCCCTCGGGTCGGCAGTTCCAGTTCGGATCCCGCGATGCAAGAAATCTATGACGTCGAACAGTTGCTTCGTGAAGCCGAGCAGTTCATGCAGCGTTCGGTATCAAGAACGACGTATTGA
- a CDS encoding DEAD/DEAH box helicase produces MVWFPKRTSTSTPTSSSPSTKSTSSSDLVASIDSVASWHRDDVFAPELVSLDLAPIEPIAIPIRLPALKTKVKGFVFPNANRPFVPPAVGNLAEPTDEQRQRKRNTKKSSHGRIKPPSDIVKLQDRLFYMLQPPLESLVGSGQLNFPFEPFPYQLDGMAFLFPRYAGILADEMGLGKTMQAISTIRLLLCSGEVSNVLLVCPKPLVTNWLREFSVWAPEIPIVAIEGNSAKREFQWTSPQVPVKVANYELLMRDHTILEEHDLHFDLVVLDEAQRIKNRTSTTAEVIRSIKRTRSWALTGTPVENCPDDLVGIFEFLSPGYLKPGMPMHQIAKHAGDFILRRTKDMVLDDMPPKLYRDAELDLTPEQWATYEAAETEGVVHLENLEQSLTIQHVFELVLRLKQICNFDPVTGSSCKLERLVADIEEVAASGKKAIVFSQWVKSLDKIKAALQPYGPLEYHGKIPHKKRNGVIDQFKNDPNSHVILMSYGAGSVGLNLQFCEYVFLFDRWWNPAIEDQAINRAHRLGAAGAVTVTKMMAVGTIEQRINDVLDQKREMFDTLFSSHEQPTRNVGLSRDEIFGLFDLRAPCGKKVA; encoded by the coding sequence ATGGTCTGGTTCCCAAAGCGGACGTCGACAAGTACGCCTACGTCTTCGAGCCCGTCAACCAAGTCGACTTCATCGTCCGACTTGGTTGCATCGATCGATTCGGTCGCCTCTTGGCACCGTGACGATGTGTTTGCGCCGGAACTCGTTTCACTTGACCTTGCGCCGATTGAACCGATCGCGATTCCCATTCGGCTTCCTGCTCTGAAAACGAAAGTCAAAGGGTTCGTGTTTCCGAACGCCAACCGACCGTTCGTTCCGCCTGCGGTCGGTAACCTTGCCGAACCGACAGACGAACAAAGACAACGGAAACGCAACACAAAGAAATCGTCTCACGGTCGCATCAAGCCGCCTTCGGATATCGTCAAGCTGCAAGACCGCCTGTTCTACATGCTGCAGCCGCCGCTGGAGTCTCTTGTCGGCAGCGGTCAGCTGAACTTTCCGTTCGAGCCGTTTCCCTATCAGCTTGACGGAATGGCGTTTTTATTCCCGCGATATGCGGGGATCCTGGCCGACGAAATGGGACTGGGTAAAACGATGCAGGCGATCAGCACGATCCGACTGTTGCTCTGCAGTGGTGAAGTTTCCAACGTGTTATTGGTTTGTCCCAAACCGTTGGTCACAAACTGGCTTCGTGAATTCAGTGTCTGGGCACCAGAAATTCCCATCGTTGCGATCGAGGGCAACTCGGCCAAACGAGAGTTCCAGTGGACCAGTCCTCAAGTCCCCGTGAAGGTCGCCAACTATGAACTGTTGATGCGTGACCATACGATTCTCGAGGAGCACGATTTGCACTTCGATCTCGTCGTACTCGATGAAGCTCAGCGGATCAAAAACCGCACGAGCACAACTGCGGAAGTGATCCGATCGATCAAGCGAACACGAAGTTGGGCACTGACGGGAACTCCTGTCGAAAACTGCCCCGATGACTTGGTCGGGATCTTTGAGTTCCTTTCACCCGGTTATCTGAAACCGGGGATGCCGATGCATCAAATTGCCAAGCATGCGGGTGACTTTATCCTGCGTCGGACCAAAGACATGGTGCTCGACGACATGCCACCGAAGCTTTATCGCGATGCCGAACTGGATCTGACGCCGGAACAGTGGGCAACCTACGAAGCGGCCGAAACCGAAGGCGTCGTTCATCTGGAAAACCTGGAACAGTCACTGACGATCCAACACGTTTTTGAACTCGTCTTGCGGCTAAAGCAGATCTGCAACTTTGACCCGGTGACCGGCAGCAGCTGCAAACTGGAACGCTTGGTCGCGGATATCGAAGAAGTCGCCGCGAGCGGCAAGAAAGCGATCGTGTTTAGCCAATGGGTCAAAAGCCTTGATAAGATCAAAGCGGCTTTGCAACCCTACGGTCCGCTGGAATACCACGGGAAAATTCCACACAAGAAGCGTAACGGCGTGATCGATCAGTTTAAGAACGATCCGAACAGCCACGTGATCTTGATGAGCTATGGCGCAGGCAGTGTCGGATTGAACTTGCAATTCTGCGAGTACGTATTCTTGTTTGATCGTTGGTGGAATCCGGCGATCGAAGACCAGGCAATCAACCGTGCACACCGTCTTGGAGCGGCAGGCGCGGTCACGGTCACAAAGATGATGGCGGTCGGGACGATCGAGCAACGGATCAACGACGTGCTCGATCAAAAGCGAGAGATGTTCGACACGCTGTTCTCCAGCCACGAACAGCCAACGCGAAATGTTGGCTTGAGCCGTGATGAGATCTTTGGTCTGTTCGACTTGCGTGCGCCCTGCGGAAAGAAAGTCGCTTAA
- a CDS encoding general secretion pathway protein GspD, with product MNLPSKENSGAATTAVPSYAQGAAVTAPGQRSGKALVGQARAALDAKQFESAVELYRAAQAAANVDPNIKSDVARLRVDLQIAGIDAGLLNLPPQMAGAVQAQPMPTAQQNVAAAKNEALRLVAQGRLALDRGDTAGALNFARQAQQLNVPESAFGPGEPRVWNFVLDAESAAKRTGVMNSQIALAGGTGGVDGDEAGFIKQMLFNGEPGTAVQQVQALGAPIPQADLADPHAAYEAGLEALKAGDQVTARMHFVEAWKYESQLDLATRNALKDKLTLLQTKRLPTAAEKAEMTAIERVDLETKEMTQRLYREITAELAKTADMRESAPLDALDALNRLRRRVDGSNVPEANKSALVRMVDRELEKQKQYVETNRAEIELELQNEAVRTEMATEAARNARIDEEISSLVETFNELVRDQRFAEAEVVAKQVSELQPGSTIATNMMLKSRFASRDQMMRDIQSGKEEVFQYGLMDVERSVSEMAGYDPDQPMTFNRDPQSWHELSIRRSQDSSSLFGTVQEQQLKAKLSTRVNVQYRNRPLGEVIADLSSVTGIPMVLNRRALAAVNVQEDTVVSLELSNQIELKSALNLILQDLDLAYEINNEVLQITSAQAKRANVVTRVYKVADLVTPIPNFVSSHDDGLAGALRAAYQMTNPRLDVQMMPVSATDLGMRQANAMSPSKMNSNMLGQYSPMGSQGGFGPQNPPGGAGGGAFADFDSLMQLIQTTVVPDTWEAMGGNSTMAPYQQNLSLIISTTSDVHDQIVDLIESLRSLQNLQITIEVRFITLSDTFFEQIGVDFDVQFDDNVTQLPNDDEGPSVTVGLSALGLPTSDFDIRLDNTLSVTPAFGAPDAGSLSTLGFAILSDIEAFFFLQAAQGDERTNVMQAPKVTLFDGQIASINDQSQRPFVTSITPVVGDFAVAQQPVIVVLNEGTSLNVQGIVSDDKRFVRLTLVPFFSQIGDVDTFTFEGSRTTRSSSTDQEDTNGDGVVNDQDAVDSSETEDIITGTTVQLPTFAFTSVSTTVSVPDGGTILLGGIKRLSEGRTERGVPVLSKIPYLSRLFRNVAVGRDATSLMLMVTPRIIIQEEEEFAQTGYQSNR from the coding sequence ATGAACCTGCCATCCAAAGAAAATTCAGGCGCGGCAACGACTGCCGTTCCTTCTTACGCGCAAGGCGCAGCTGTGACGGCGCCCGGCCAACGAAGCGGCAAAGCCCTCGTCGGTCAGGCTCGTGCGGCACTTGATGCGAAACAATTTGAATCCGCCGTCGAGCTGTATCGTGCAGCTCAAGCGGCAGCGAACGTCGATCCCAACATCAAGTCCGATGTGGCTCGTCTTCGCGTTGACTTGCAAATCGCCGGTATCGACGCCGGTCTGCTGAATCTGCCACCACAGATGGCCGGAGCCGTTCAAGCTCAGCCAATGCCGACCGCGCAACAAAACGTTGCCGCAGCGAAGAACGAAGCCTTACGCTTGGTCGCCCAAGGCCGTTTGGCACTCGATCGTGGCGATACCGCTGGCGCGCTAAACTTTGCTCGCCAAGCACAACAGCTGAACGTGCCCGAGTCGGCGTTCGGTCCAGGTGAGCCACGCGTTTGGAATTTCGTCCTCGATGCCGAGTCCGCCGCAAAGCGAACTGGCGTGATGAATTCGCAAATCGCTCTGGCCGGTGGTACCGGCGGAGTGGACGGTGACGAAGCCGGCTTCATCAAGCAAATGCTGTTCAACGGTGAACCCGGAACTGCGGTTCAACAAGTCCAAGCTTTGGGTGCCCCAATTCCACAAGCCGACTTGGCTGATCCGCATGCGGCATACGAAGCTGGTCTGGAAGCTCTCAAAGCTGGCGACCAAGTCACCGCACGCATGCACTTCGTGGAAGCTTGGAAATACGAAAGCCAACTCGACTTGGCAACTCGTAACGCTCTGAAAGACAAGTTGACCTTGTTGCAGACCAAGCGTTTGCCAACCGCAGCCGAAAAGGCCGAGATGACCGCCATCGAGCGAGTCGATCTCGAAACCAAAGAAATGACGCAGCGTCTCTATCGCGAGATCACTGCCGAATTGGCCAAGACCGCTGACATGCGGGAATCGGCTCCTTTGGATGCGTTGGACGCATTGAACCGACTTCGCCGACGCGTCGACGGTTCGAATGTTCCCGAAGCGAACAAGTCCGCGCTCGTCCGTATGGTCGACCGTGAACTTGAAAAGCAAAAACAATACGTCGAAACCAATCGCGCCGAAATCGAACTGGAACTTCAAAACGAAGCCGTTCGTACCGAGATGGCTACCGAAGCCGCTCGCAACGCACGAATCGACGAAGAAATCTCTAGCCTTGTCGAAACGTTCAACGAACTCGTTCGTGACCAACGTTTTGCCGAAGCCGAAGTTGTTGCGAAACAGGTTAGCGAACTGCAACCCGGTTCGACCATCGCAACCAACATGATGCTGAAAAGCCGTTTCGCATCACGCGATCAAATGATGCGTGACATTCAGTCCGGCAAGGAAGAAGTCTTCCAATACGGATTGATGGATGTTGAGCGATCAGTATCAGAGATGGCCGGATACGATCCTGACCAGCCGATGACCTTCAATCGTGACCCACAATCGTGGCACGAATTGTCGATCCGACGCAGCCAAGATTCCAGTTCGCTGTTCGGTACCGTTCAGGAACAACAGTTGAAAGCCAAGCTTTCGACTCGCGTGAACGTTCAATACCGCAACCGTCCGCTTGGCGAAGTCATCGCTGACCTGTCCAGCGTGACCGGAATCCCAATGGTGCTTAACCGCCGTGCTTTGGCTGCGGTCAACGTTCAAGAAGACACCGTGGTGTCACTGGAACTGAGCAACCAAATTGAACTCAAGAGTGCGTTAAATCTGATTCTTCAAGATTTGGATTTGGCCTACGAAATCAATAACGAAGTTCTGCAGATCACCAGCGCCCAGGCAAAGCGTGCAAATGTTGTCACCCGTGTCTACAAAGTTGCGGACTTGGTCACACCGATTCCAAACTTTGTCTCCAGCCACGATGACGGCTTGGCCGGTGCATTGCGAGCGGCTTATCAGATGACCAATCCTCGATTGGACGTCCAGATGATGCCGGTCTCGGCGACCGACTTGGGAATGCGTCAAGCAAACGCGATGAGTCCATCGAAGATGAACTCAAACATGCTTGGCCAGTACAGCCCCATGGGATCGCAAGGCGGCTTCGGCCCACAGAATCCTCCCGGCGGTGCCGGTGGTGGAGCATTCGCGGACTTTGATTCGCTGATGCAGCTGATTCAAACGACGGTTGTGCCTGATACCTGGGAAGCCATGGGTGGTAACAGCACCATGGCACCTTACCAGCAGAACCTCAGCCTGATCATCAGCACCACCAGTGACGTTCACGATCAAATCGTTGACCTGATCGAATCGCTGCGATCGCTGCAGAACTTGCAGATCACGATCGAAGTTCGCTTCATCACCTTGTCCGATACGTTCTTCGAACAAATCGGTGTCGACTTTGACGTCCAGTTCGATGACAACGTCACCCAATTGCCAAACGATGACGAAGGTCCTAGCGTGACTGTCGGGTTGAGTGCACTCGGCCTGCCGACTTCCGACTTTGACATCCGATTGGACAACACGCTGTCTGTGACACCGGCATTCGGTGCCCCTGACGCGGGTTCACTTTCGACACTCGGATTTGCGATCCTTAGTGACATCGAAGCGTTCTTCTTCCTGCAAGCAGCTCAGGGTGACGAACGAACCAACGTCATGCAGGCTCCAAAGGTCACCCTGTTCGACGGCCAAATTGCCTCGATCAACGACCAGTCGCAGCGTCCTTTCGTAACCAGTATCACTCCGGTTGTCGGTGACTTCGCCGTCGCTCAGCAGCCTGTGATCGTGGTCCTGAACGAAGGCACCTCGTTGAACGTTCAAGGCATTGTCAGCGATGACAAACGCTTCGTACGACTAACGCTGGTACCGTTCTTCAGCCAAATCGGTGACGTCGATACCTTCACCTTCGAAGGTTCACGTACGACTCGCAGCAGCAGCACCGACCAGGAAGACACCAACGGTGACGGAGTGGTCAATGATCAAGACGCGGTCGACTCCAGCGAAACCGAAGACATCATCACCGGTACGACGGTTCAGCTTCCGACCTTTGCGTTCACCTCCGTCAGCACGACGGTCAGTGTTCCAGACGGTGGTACGATCCTGTTGGGTGGTATCAAACGTCTTAGCGAAGGGCGAACTGAGCGTGGCGTTCCTGTCTTGAGCAAGATTCCATACCTCAGCCGACTGTTCCGCAACGTTGCCGTCGGGCGTGACGCCACCAGCTTGATGCTGATGGTGACTCCTCGGATCATCATCCAAGAGGAAGAAGAGTTCGCCCAAACCGGTTACCAATCGAACCGCTAA
- a CDS encoding VOC family protein, translating to MTSPQLNLLVIRSTEPVRTVSFYEMLGLRFQEEQHGSGPIHWAAELDALVMEVYPAQAPDEVDRTTRIGFSVDDIESILATMRDQNVEILNDLKQTRWGLRTVVKDPDGRSVEMTKATELHLE from the coding sequence ATGACATCACCCCAACTCAACCTCCTTGTCATTCGTTCAACCGAACCGGTCCGCACGGTGAGCTTTTACGAAATGCTCGGTCTTCGCTTTCAGGAAGAGCAGCATGGCAGCGGACCGATTCACTGGGCTGCGGAACTCGATGCTCTGGTCATGGAGGTTTATCCGGCACAGGCTCCCGATGAAGTGGATCGCACCACTCGCATTGGATTCAGTGTTGACGACATTGAATCGATCTTGGCCACGATGCGTGATCAGAATGTCGAAATCTTGAATGACCTGAAACAGACTAGGTGGGGACTACGAACCGTGGTGAAAGATCCAGATGGCCGTTCAGTGGAAATGACAAAAGCGACAGAACTTCATCTTGAATGA